The Tripterygium wilfordii isolate XIE 37 chromosome 23, ASM1340144v1, whole genome shotgun sequence genomic sequence ATGTCAATAGAGTAGGGAGGAAACTCCACTAGTGATTCTGATGCATACCCTATAGAAATTTGGAGCAATTTCGTCCAACCATTATAATCAATTCGAACCTTGATATCTGTTCCACTTTTGAGGTCTATGCTAGTATCGTTAAGACTCCTAAGTATAATCGGCTGTGTATCATGTTTTACACTTGTTGTGTCAACAGCAAAGTGATTCCCGTCAGCGTCAAAATCATTCTTGTAAGTATCAAACTCCACCGCTAGTTGACGACGAGCCAGTCTAACTGCAGTTGCACACAAATATTTGAATTTCTCATATACTTGTTCAGTTTATCTTCttcaaaacagaaaaagaaaaagaaaaagaaaactttcTTCTGTTTATCGCTAGAAAATTATTAGACATAAGCTACTgagaatgtatatatattaccttCAGGCTGTCGTTCCATGAGTCCAAGATAGGAGCCAAAGCTGTCATCAGGCGAGGGACGGTCATCTGGAGCCATAACAAATGCCATTCCGTCTCCATTACCCGGTGAACCGAGGAAGGTCTTTATTCTAAACGTGAAGGTGGTAGAGATAATTGCCGGCCATGCACGCACAGGGTGTTTGTATAGAACCCTCCCAATCTGGAAGTTTCGAACATTTGGTTGTGGCTCGGGAGTAAGACTTAAGTGGCCATTACCAGCGGTAACTGTACCGGTGCAAATCAGTTTGCCAGTGTAGCAACTTTCACTGTCGAATGaggggaaagaaaaaatagTTGCGCTGGCTCTCGGTGCTGGCGCAGGAGCAGGGATTGGACCAAAGTCGTCATAAGCTTGGTTTAAAGAAGCTTGGTTGAGAAAGATAGCTATTAGGAGTAGAAGCAGAGACATTGTTGTATGTATATCTGTATATGAGTTT encodes the following:
- the LOC119992823 gene encoding anti-H(O) lectin 1-like — its product is MSLLLLLIAIFLNQASLNQAYDDFGPIPAPAPAPRASATIFSFPSFDSESCYTGKLICTGTVTAGNGHLSLTPEPQPNVRNFQIGRVLYKHPVRAWPAIISTTFTFRIKTFLGSPGNGDGMAFVMAPDDRPSPDDSFGSYLGLMERQPEVRLARRQLAVEFDTYKNDFDADGNHFAVDTTSVKHDTQPIILRSLNDTSIDLKSGTDIKVRIDYNGWTKLLQISIGYASESLVEFPPYSIDISTIVPQYIYVGFAASTGAFTESHQLLNWDFISSTQ